In Heliangelus exortis chromosome W, bHelExo1.hap1, whole genome shotgun sequence, the following proteins share a genomic window:
- the LOC139789156 gene encoding transcription factor BTF3-like yields MKETIMNQEKLAKLQAQVRIGGKGTACRKKKVIHRTATADDKKLQFSLKKLGVNSISGIEEVNMFTNQGTVIHFNNPKVQASLAANTFTITRHAETKQLTEMLPSVVEC; encoded by the exons ATGAAAGAAACGATCATGAACCAAGAAAAGCTCGCCAAGCTCCAGGCCCAAGTGCGCATCGGTGGCAAG GGTACTGCCTGTAGAAAGAAGAAGGTTATTCATAGAACAGCTACAGCAGATGACAagaaacttcagttttctttgaagaaacTGGGTGTCAACAGTATTTCTGGAATTGAAGAG gtAAATATGTTTACCAACCAAGGAACAGTCATTCACTTCAATAATCCTAAAGTTCAGGCATCTCTGGCTGCTAACACTTTCACTATCACTAGACACGCTGAGACAAAGCAGCTAACAGAAATGCTTCCTagtgttgtggaatgttag